GCGACGAACCCCCGCCGGTCGCCTTGCGCGAGGAAGAAGCCGCGCTCACCCAGCACGCTCTCAAACGCCTCCTTTCCGTCGGCGACGGCCCAGCACTCCTGCAAGCAGGCTTTGATCGCGCTGGCGCTGCGCCCGGTGCGCGCGGCCTGCTGCCATTCGTGCCGGGTGAAGTTCAGGGGATTGCCGTACTCCGGGTTCAGCAAGCCCTTGGGCATCTGCCAGCCGTGTTCGATGAAAAGCTGGCGGGAGACCGCCTGGAGTTTCGGCCAGTCGTTATAGATGTTGACCGCCTTCATTCCCTCAACGTCGATCCGGCTCCACACGCAATGGGCATGGCGCCGCCCTTCCTTTTCATGGAAGACGACGACGCGCGGCTGGTCCGTCAGGCCGAGCTTGTCTTCGATGATCTTGAGCGCCGCCTCGAAGACTTCAACCGGGACGCTCTGGTCTTTGGGCGGATTCAGCGAGAGGGAATACATATATTTCCGGCACTGCGTGCCTTGCGCCAACGCATAGGCTTCTTCGAGCGCGCCGCGCACCGTGCTCGCCAGAAACCCCCGGACCTGATGCACGGTGACATGCTCGTTCTGCAGTCCGTTGAGCAGATGTTCGGCCATCTGCCGCCCGCCGCCGCGCTGGTTGCCTTTGAGGATCATGGGCCGCCGTCTTTTCCCTTGTCTCCCGAGGGAAGGAGACCCAGGGCAGAGAGGAGCGCATCCCGCATGGCGCGGATTCCCGCGCAGGCTTCGAGCAGCGCCTTGTGCACGTCCGCATTGACCGGCAGCGATCCGGTATGGACGGCCTTGGCGAGCTGGTTGATGTTCTGGGAAAGGCGGGACTGACCGAGCAGGCCCAGGAGTTTGGCCAGAGCTTCGCGGTCCTTGACGGGTTTGCGCCCCCGCGTCCGGGGCCGGATGTCGCGATTGATCAACGCATCCTTTATCCAGGCGCCGAGCGGCATCCCGTCGGCGAGCGCGTCGAGCGCCTTGCGCTCCTCCTGTGTGAGCCGCAGCGAGAAAGGCGCGCCGTGTTTGCCGGGATTCTTGCCAGACGGGGGTTTCTCAGCCATGGCTGCCCCCGTTTCCCGAAATAATGGCGGTTGCCGTTTCGCTGGCCGAACCCGTACAATGCGCGGCTCTGGAAGCGCGAACTCCCTCCGAGTTGGACAGTACCGCGCTCAAGGAGTCGAGGGCGGCAGGGCCGGCGGCGATATCGAAGGCTTGAAAGAGCGGTAGATAGCGTTGGCAGCCAGCCCCCGCTACCAACGCCGTCTTGGTCGTACCGAAGCGGTTGTCATTGACAGCCTGCTGAATACGGCCGGACAAAAGCCGATCCTTACTGGCCGCCTCTGCTCCGGCGGCCAGATCGAGGATTCCGGCCAGATCGCCGTAAAGGTCGATCTTCAATTCGTCCCGCCCCCCAAGGGGACATGACTTGCCCAAATGAGACCAGGGCGTGAGGACGATTTTCTCGATCAGCCCCCGCACATGCTCCGCCGGTTCGCCGCCGTGTCCCGATTTTGAGGCACCGGCCCCGGAGTTTGAGGAAGCCAGCGCCTCCCGCAAGCCCGCCACTTCCGCCCGGTAGCGCCGGGCCATCGCCGGATGCAGGAGCGGCCTGGCCTGTTCGCTGCCCCGCGCAATAACCGAATCCAGCGTCTCCAGCCGGGCCGCGATGCTCTCCAATTCGTCCTTGACCAAGGCGGCGGCGATGCCTTCCCGGATGGCGGTCAGGACGTTCGCACGGGCCTTCTGGAGCTTCTCCCGCTCGGCCCTGGACTCGGCCAGCGCGGAATCCTGCGCCGCCCGGAGGCGGTTGAGGTGGCGCGTGTATTCCTCACAGAACACTTGCAGCAGATCGTCCCGCATCAGGTGGGTCTGGAGGGCGGAAAGGACTTTGCGCTCCAGAACCTCCCGCGCCATCGTCTTGCGGTTCCCGCAGACGCTCTCGCCCTTGTTCTTGGAGGAAGCGCAGCCGTAGTGGGTTGAATTGATCTTGGCGTAACCGCCGCCGCACACCCCGCACTTGACCAGACCCGAGAGCAGATACCGGGGCCGGTTCCGTGCCCACAGGCCCGGAGCCTTGGCATCCAGCGCCTTCTGCCGCGCCTTCGCCGCATCCCATAAGTCCTGCGGGACGATCCGCAGGTCGGGAAGCTCCTGACGGATGACGGCAGCATCGTTGTTCAGCCGCGTCACCCGCCGTCCGGTCGCCGGGTCCTTGATGAAGCGCTGGCGGTTCCACACGAGCTGTCCGATGTACAACTCGTTATTGAGGATTCCGGTGCCGCGCCGGCGGTTGCCATTGATCGTCGATTGCCCCCATGCCTTGCCGCCCCCTTTGCTTGACGGACACGGGATTCCTTCGCGGTTGAGCTGGGCGGCAATCGCCTTGGGCGAGAGGTTGCGGTTTGCATAGTCCTCGAAGATGCGGACCACCACAGCGGCCTGCGCCGGGTTGACCGTGCGATCCCCGCGCAGCGCCTGACCTTGCGCATCGAAGCGTTTCACCACGTTGTATCCGTAGGCGATGCCGCCGCCGGATTTGCCGTGCTCGATGCGCCCACGCAAGCCGCGGCGTGTCTTGTCCGCAAGGTCTTTCAAAAACATCGCATTCATCGTGCCCTTGAGGCCGATATGCAGGGTGGAGATTTCACCCTCGGAGAGCGTGACCATGGAGACGCCTGCAAACTGCAAGCGCTTGTAGAGTCCCGCGATGTCTTCCTGATCGCGGCTCAAACGATCCAGAGCTTCCGCAAGGACAATGTCGAACTGTCCTTCCAGTGCATCGCGGATCAGCGCCTGGATGCCGGGCCGCATCAGCGATGCGCCCGACAATCCGGCGTCGCTAGTGCATTCCACGACCGTCCAGCCTTGCTTCTCTGCATACTCTCTGCACAGGCGCACCTGATCCTCGATGGAGTGATCGCTTTGCAGATCGGAGCTATAGCGCGCATAGAGCGCGACGCGTTTGCCTGAACTGCTCTTCGCCGTATTCATCATTGCCTTCATCAGTGCGCCCTCATTGCACCCGTCCGTTCTCCCGTTCCCGCTCCAACCGGAAATCCGCTTCCGCCGCCTGCCGCGCCAGCGCTTTCACCAGCGCGACAATCTTCTCTTCCAGCTTCGTGCCGTCCCGATTGTGACTCTCTTTTGGCCGAGTCTTCAACCGCTGGAGCGCCTTGCGTTCTGCGGGGTCACGCCGCATGGCGCTCTTCCTTCAGCGTGCCACGGATGCGCTTAACGAACCGTAAAGAGAATCGGCGCAAAGCGTCTCTGGGCGCCGCGTTCCGGTCCTTCATCCGGCCAGCGGTTTCGCCCATGCCGCTCATGATCTCTCCGCGTTTCCACCGGCCGCTTTCGCGGGCGCGGACGGATTTATTTTCGGATGGGGCGCGGCGCAGGCGCGTCTGGACCACACCGCGTCCTTAAAGTAAGGAAGCTTCCTGGCCCGGATGACGGGCTGGCCAGCGACGGCGATCAGTTGCTCCTCTTCGGGCAGACGCCCGATTTCATCGGGCGTGAGGACCGGAAAGCCGCGCTCATTCACCGACAGGCGCCACGGCGCGAAGAAATTCTCAGCCTCGCGGGAGACGCTCCGTCCTTTTCGTGTCGCATTGCCGATGCGCGCGCTCCACGCCTTGCGGTCGAGTTCGCTGCGGATACTCCAGGCTTGCACGAGGCTCGATTGCTCCTCGATCAAACCCGCGAGATTGGGGCCGTAAATCTCCACGGGCTGGCGGCGGGACTGGAAGATCATCCAGCACCGCACGCCCTTGCCGGGCAGGAGCGAGAGCGCCTTGCCGATATTGGGCAGGCGTCCGAGATTGCCCATCTCTTCGAGCATGAAGAGCAGCTTCGTGCGGCGCTCATGCAGCGTCGGCGAGGCCGCAATGGCCTCCAAAAGCAGGGTGACGATCAGCCCCATCCACGGGCCGTGGGTTTCGAGCTTGGATTCCGGCAGGATCAGATAAAGCGTCGTCTTCCCGTCCAGCACATCGGAAAGCGAGAAATCGCTCTCCATCAGCGAGCGCCCGAAATCCGAATGCGCCTCGTAAAGCTCCAGCGCGTGCATGGCGTTGTCGCGGAACGCGCCGAACGTCTTGGCGTATTCCGGCTCCAGCCCGTCGGCGAGCGCGTTGCCGTATTCGCGCAGGAGGCCGGAGAACATCTCTGTGTTCTGCATGACCGAGGCCATCGAGCGCTTTTCGAATTCACTCGACCAGACGCAGGCGCGCAGTCCCGGCAGCGTGCATTTGTCGGGCTCCAGGGCGGCGAGGTAGAGAAGGAAGGTCACGATCAGGCGCCGCCCGCCATTGCGGAAGAAGATTCCGTCGCCCGCTTCATGGGCGTGGCCGCGTTCAGAGACGAGCTGGAGCGCGATCAGCTTGCAGAGCGCGTGCAGTTCGCGCCCGCTGTTCTTGAGCACATCCTCGACGAGAACACGCAGCGGATTAAAGCGCAGGCCGGGAATGCCACGCGCCCCGAAGGGATTGAGGATCAGGACGCGCTGCCCGTCCTTCTTTCGCCACGGGGCGGTGAGCGCGGTCAGCTCGCCTTTGACATCGGTGACGATGACGCTGCCCGAAGTCCAGTGCAACAGCGCCGGGACGACGAGCGACGTTGTCTTCCCTGTGCGGGCCGGGGCGTAGGCCAGCATGTGGCCGTTGCCGGACTGGAAGGGATCGTAGAAGAGCTTGCGTCCTTCCAGCATTCCGATGAAAAGGCCGCGCCTGGCCTCGCTCATCTTCTGCACGAAACGGTCCTTGAGCGTGGCGAGCCGCGCCTCGCCGTAGCCGCCTGAGACGATCCGGCTCTCATGCAACAGATTGATCTGGTTGGCGGTCTCCAGCCCTTGCAGGGAGAGTGCGAGCAGCGTCTTGCCCAATAAAAAGAGCGCCAGCCCCATGACCGCCAGACCCCACAGACGCCAATCGGGATACTGCGCGATCCAGGCGCCGAGCCACAGCAGCGCGAGCGCGAGGATCAGCGCAGGGACAATCGCTTGACGTTGCCGGGCGCGCATCGTCCTAGCGCCCCTCGATCCTGAGGATTTGCAGGCCCGAGAGCGAAACCCCGAAGGCGCGCAGGAAGCGGTCGAGTTCGCCTTGTAAATCCGCGCCTGCCGAGACTTGCAGATCGGCTACCGGCGCGAGCACGGCGGGCGCCGCGTTTCCCGCCCAGAAGACGAAGAGCTTGTTGTCATTGGCGATCTTCTGGCCGCTCGCGATGAGGGTGGCGACCTTTGCGCCGTATTCGTCCGTGATCCCGGAGTCGATCCCGTCGGTAATGACCAGCGTGATGTTGGGCATCCCGGTCTCCCAGGAATAGACCGCGCTGCGGTTGGTCTCGAAACTGATCCGCAGCGCCTCGAAGAGCGCGGTTCCGCCCGAAGGCGCCGGAACCTTGCCGAGAACGGAAGCCGCTTGCGCGCATGGGGTTGGCCGCGCCGGATCGGTCAGCTCCTGCACGCGCTCGTTAAAGACCAGCACCCGGCAGCGCGCGAACGCGGGCAGCGCGGCCATAAACGTCCGCAAGGAGACCATCACCGGATCGAGCGCCCCCGCCATCGAGCCCGAGACATCAAGCAGCAGATTGACGGGCAGCGGCGTTCCATCCGGGATCGCCGCCCAGTCATAGGAAAACGTCAGGCGTTTGAAGGATGTGTTGAAGACAGAAACTTCCGAGGGTGCGGGCGCAACAATCGACCCGTCCGCCCGCCGGAAGAGGACCAGCGCCTCGCGCGCACCGTTTATTCCGCGCACACCGGCAATCGTCACCGAGGCGACATTGCCGCCGGCAAGGACGATGAGGTCCTCGCCCTTGTGGCCCGCAAAGGCGGTGAAGGGGCGGCCGCTCTCCAGCAACAGTCCCGAGCGCCGGATACGCAGATCAAGGAGCGAGTCGTTCCCCGCCGCAAGATCGAAGACGATCTCCGGCTTGCCGAGCGTGCGGATTTGCGCGTCCGGATCGGCGACCGAGAGCTTCGCGCGTCCGGCCTCAGGAACCGTGACGGATATCCTCTGCGCGTTGGCGGCGCCGGTCGCGAGTGCGAACGTGAGGATGCGTACAAGAGTATGCGTTCTCATAAAGTCCGTTCTCATGGCGTCTCTCCGGCGCTGAAGGGCGAGGAGCGCAGAGCGGACAAGGAGCGCTCGACATCGAGAAACGTGACGGGAATGCCGCGCGCGCGCAGTTCCTCGAAGCTCGGCGCCAGAAATTCCTCCCACACGCGCTTTTGATGCGGAGAGACCCAGAAGAAGGCAAGCGAACGGAGATTGGCTGACCCCAGAAGCGCGCCGTTAATGTCGCCGTCTTCGGGCGGCATCTGCGGCAGGGTGATGTGTGTGATCGCTGAACACGGGCGCGGTGTATCCACCAGCGAGCTGAAGATCACGACCTGCACGCCGTGGACGCCTTCGCGTTCGTGCTGGGCGAGGTTGCTTTTCAGTTCCGCAAAGGCGCCGGGCAGGTTATTGCAGCGCGCCGGATCGGCGGTGATGGCATCCACGAGCGCTTGGGCGCGGAGCGGATCGCGCCGCAGTTCGAGCGGCGTGCCGCTCCAGACTGTGCGTCCCAGGGAGGTTGAGATCACATTGACCCTGGCGTGGGCGCCGGCGCGTTTGCTGGCCAGCGCCTTGAGATGCGCCAAAAGCATCATCTTGCTGGTCTGCGCACTGCCCGCATCGAGCAGAACGCCGGAGTCATCAATGATGAGTTCGAGTGCGATCTTGTCCTGCGCGAAGAGTGGCGCGCTCACCAAGAGCAGCAGGGTGAGGAGGTATTTCATGACGCGCTCCTCGATAAGGCCCGGCGCGAGGCTTTGAGGATGTGCGCGGTCGCCAGCCCCATCGCGGCGTTAATCAGGATCAGCGCCACACACATCAGCAGCATCGGCCAGAAACCCGTGGCATGTCCCGCCAGCGTCGGGATCGGTGAAGGCGCGCTCTCGGCGGCTACGCGCAAGTAAAGCGCCGCGAACTCGGTCACGACGACGAAGGCATAAAGAAGGAGCAGGAGTCCGGTCACGATCCGGCTCAGCGCATCGGCAAAGAAGCCCTGCGGGTTTCCGAAAATCTCCTTATGCCGCTCGATGAGCTGACCAAAGAGGAAGATGGGCGTCGCGACGGCGGCAAGGCCCAGAATCCCGTTGATCAGAGTCGAGACGGTGAGGTTCTGAACCCAGCCCCAGGGCGGCAGGCCGAGCGCATCGACGAGGAACACGTCGGAGCCCACGGTATTGACCAGCGAATAATTGGCCGTGTGCAGGAGCCAATTAAAGGCTTCCGCGCCCATGATCCCGGCCAGCTTGACGATGACCCAAAGCCGGTCGGCGGGCTCCAGGGGCAAGGCTGCATCGCCGCCTTTTGGCGGCTGCCAGCTTGAGAAGTTTTCTTCGAACTCGGACATGAAAGCCTCCTTGCGCCCGCCTGAAGGAAACTCCAGGACGGGCGCGTCACGGTTGATCGTGCGGCGCTCCGAACCTCAGGGACTTCGGACCGCCAGGGGGCTTTGCGCAAAGCTTGGAAAAATCGTAAGGGAAGGGCTCGGTTCAGGCGAGAAACAACGCCCGAGCTTGTCAAGTTCAGCGCCCCGGCAGCGATAATTCCTCATGCCCCGCAAAAACAGGCCGCCGAAGAACCGCTACTGCCGCCGCTCGAAACTCGGCGAAGAGGCGTTTGCGGGGTTGTTGTTCGACTGGTTTGCGAACCGCAGCGCTGAAGAATCGGCCAGCCGATTAAAGGAGCACTACGGCGTGAACATCAGCCGTCAGGGCGTGAACAAATATTTCCTGAATCTCGGCTATTACACATTTCTCAACTTCTATGTCCCCGACGCGCTGTTGCTCCTCCTCAGTCCTGATCTGGAGCAGAAGGGTTTTCCGGAAACCATCGCCCGCGAGCGGCGCTGGGTCTTCGCCTACAGTTTTGAGTTTGCGCAGGCGATGCTTAAAGCCGCACGGATCAGTCCCGAACGGAAGGCGGCGGCGTGTGATCGCCTTCTTGCGATCCCGGCTGCGCTCCGGCTCTATCTCGAAGACGGCGTGGTCTCATCAGAAGCGATGATCGAGAGCACAGCGCAGGGCGCCATCTTCACGCGCCTGCGTGATAACCAGTTCCTCGTGTCCGCCCTCCGCGAAATCAGACGCCGGACCTTCGGATACGCATCCGCACATTTCCTCTCCTATTTCGGGAAGGCCTATTTCATGGAGGCGTTCTCGATATCCTGCGAGCAACGCGGCAATGACCAGGCCACGCTGAACAATGTCTGGGTTCAGATGGGAATACGCCTGCCACTGACGACCTATCTGCAAGTCAATCCGATGACGGTTATGGAACCAGCCCGCATTGCGGCGACGATCCCCGGTCTGATCCGAGGATTGACGGATGAGGGGCGTGAACCCTAAAGCAGGCCGCCGCAGTTCTTCAATGAAGCATGGAGAACGCGATCTTCTTGAGCCACGCGTGTTTGGTTTCGAGCATATGGCCGCGTCCATATTTCGGGCCACGGCTGCGGTGTCCCATCAACTCGTCGATCACTTCCTCGGGCGCGCCCGCATCGCGCAGCCTGTCCTTGAACGTGTGCCGCAGCGAATAGAGGGAATGATCCTCTGTGGGCTTCAGATTGTTCTCCCGCAGGTATTTGTTGATCGTTGTCGAGACGGTATCGGCGTTGCGGTAGTGGGAAAAGCCCGTCGGGAGTTGCGAGAACGCATAGAGCGAGGAACCCACGAGCGGAATCTTTCGTTGCGAGTGCAGCGTCTTGAGCGCGTGGTCGCCGCGAGCCCTGATCCAGATATGAGGAATATTGTCCTCTAGCAGGATGTCGTCGGGTTGGAGGCCAATGAGTTCCGATTCCCGCGCCCCGGTATCGGCCATTGCGAAGATCAGGAGGCGTGCTTCGGCATTCAGGCCGGCGAGCGCACCGCCACGGAGAAGTGTCTGTTGCACATAGGACGCCTCGAAGGGCGGACGAGAATTGTCGAGTTCCTTGAGCCGCGTCCGTGCAAAGAGAACGTCGATGTTCGTTCCGATCTCCTGAGCGGCGCAGACCGTTTGAAGGATGTCACGCACGTAAAGCAGGTTCTTGTTGACGGTGCCTGCTACAGCGCTTCCGTCCGATACGCGGTCCATCCACCACTGGCGGTATTTGAGAATGTCGCCTCTAGCGACTTCATGGATAGACTTGTCGTCCACCACTGCAATGAATCCGTTCCATGCCGCGATCCGGGGGTTCTTCCATTTTCTGATTTGGTGATCGGACTTGTTGACCAGTCGGTCCGAGCAAAGCGGCCAGAACCTCTCCAAAATCTCGCTGAGCATGACCGTCGGAGCATTCAGCCCACCCAGGACCGCGGTGACGACTTTCGGTTGCTCAATTGCGCCCGCAGCCACGCGGACACGTTCCATGACTTCCTCAAGGGGAGCTTTGGCGATTTCTGCGACGCTCTTGTAAGCAAATCCATGTGCCTTCGCGAGCTTTACGGCGGCACGGTAAGCCGCGACGCGGTCTGTCTGGCCGTTCGTCTTGATCAGGCTGCGCCAGAAATCCTCGATGTAATCGTTGTAGATCGCAGCCTTGCGGTGCGCTTCTCTTTCATCGCGCGTTCCGAGCGATATTTTGATGGATGTGCGTGTCTCGAACGGGAGAACGTAACCGGGAACTCGCCGTCTGTAGTAGTAATAATCTCCGCGTCTGAAAACATAAGACTGCATCCGCTCCGTGTCCCATCACGACATTCGATTTGTATCTCAAAAATGAGTAAAGAAAAACCTTCGGGCGGTCAAGAAAAAACCACATGCAAGTCATATCAATATCTTAAGATGGAAATAGTTAACGACTGGTAAAGAAAAATGGCGGAGAAGACAGGATTCGAACCTGCGAGGAGTTGCCCCCTACACGCTTTCCAGGCGTGCGCCTTCAACCGCTCGGCCACTTCTCCGTAAGGGAAAACAGGAGTTTTTCCCGATTATTCCATTTCAGAAACCGGACACTACCTTTATGTGAGTAAAAATTCAACCCGCCTTTTCGTTCGCCCCCGCGATTGTTAAGATATTCGTTAACTTTTCATGCCTAGAGGGTTGAATGATGCGCAAACTCCTGATCCTGATCGCTTTCCTGCCGCTCGTCGCCGCCGTTGGCCACGATGTCTATCAGTTTATCCAGAATAAGGAAAAGGGCTTCCGCTTCTCCGATGTCGGCTGGCTCTGGGCAAAATACGACCCGCAAAGCCACCAGCAGATGAGGGAGCAGCTCAACACCCTGATGGAGCAGGCCGAGGAAAACCGCGAGCCGGAAATGATCGCCGAACCGATCGAGGAACCCGTGCCCCCGGTTCCCGCCCCGCAGGCCACCGACCTTCCGCCCCAGACGACGGAAGCCCAGCCCCTGACCCCTGAACCCGGCGCGGCTCAAGCGCCGACCCCGGCCCCGCAAACGCCTGAAGCCCTTGACGATGAGACAGGAAAAGTCAAAGTCATCATAAAGAAAAAGGATGCCCTGCCGAAAACCACCGAAGTTCTGGGCGGAGCGGCGGGCTTTGCCGCCTTCCTGATGCAGCAAAAGGCCGTAGTCGTCGCCGGCGGCTTCGCCGCCCTCATGATGCTCCTGATGTGGATTTGCGGGTCAGTGAAGCTCGGCCGCAAAAAGGATATGGATGACGACCTGCTGTCGAACCGCAAAAAGGGCGGCAATTACAAATATAGCCGCAAATAACGGTCTACTGAACGCAATCGCTCATCGCCGCAACCTCTGCACAAATCAAATCCAGATCCTCAGGCCGCGAAAGCCTGTGCTCCCCGTCTTCGACATAAACAATCCGTGTCTGCGGCCCTTGAAACTGGCGGGCGATATCCTCCGCCGTCTGCCACGGCACATCTTGATCCAGCCGCCCGTGCAGCAAAGTCACGGGAACGGCGATCGGATGCTCCCGGCTCAAAACGCAGCGTTCCCGCCCGTCCACAATCAGCTTTTTCGTAATGACATAGGGCGGCCCATAAGCACTCGGAACCTCCACAAACCCTTGCTCCTCGACCTCCTGCCGTTGCGCGTCCGAAAGTTCCCGCTCAATGGCCACTGTAAAATCGGGAGCCGCGGCAATCCCGACCAACCCCTTCACCCGCTCCGGCCGCTCAAGCAGCAGCAGCAAAGAAATCCACCCGCCCATCGAAGACCCGACCAGAACGACATCCCCCGGCACGACCTGATCCAGAATATCCCGCGCATCCGCAAACCACTGCCCGATGCAGCCCTCGGCGAACCGCCCCTCGGAAACCCCGTGCCCGGAATAATCGAACCGCACGAACCCCTGCCCCCGCGCACGGCAATGCGCCTCGAGCGCCAAAGCCTTGCTCCCGCTCATATCCGACCGGAACCCGCCCAGAAACATCACGCAGGGCAGTCGGCATCCCTCCACAGCAGGAAAATAATGATAAGCCAGCGTATCCCGTCCGGGGCGGTGAAGATGGCGGGGACTCATGATCCGTCCTTAGGGTTAATCGTGCACAGAAACCGCCTTCCGCAAGGGCGAACCTTGCGTCCGGGCGGCGTTCGCTTTATACATAGACCAGACGCCGGGGGCTTTCCACCCCCCAAACCGGAATTGTGTAGAGGACAATGAGCGCCACGCCCTTCGAACCCGTGATCATGCAGATCGTCCCGGAACTTGGCGCTGGCGGCGCCGAACAGGGCTGCATCGATATTGCCGCGGAACTCGTAAGGGCGGGTGCAAAATCCATCGTGGTCTCCAATGGCGGCTTCCGTATCCCCGAGCTTATCCGCGCCGGGGCGCTGCATATCAACCTTCCGGTCCACAGCAAAAATCCGGTCATCATGTGGCGCAACATCGCCCGCCTGCAAAAACTGATCCGTCAGCACAAGGTCAATATTGTCCACGCCCGCAGCCGCGCCCCCGCCTGGAGCGCCTATAAGGCCTGCAAAAATACCGAGGCGCATTTCATCACCACCTGCCACGCGCCCTATAATATCAGCGGCGAGGCCAAGCGCCTCTATAACCGCTCCATCGCGCAGGGTGAACTCGTCATCGCCATCTCCGATTATGTGGCTGACTATTTGCGGAAAAACTACGATCTCGACAACGGAAAAATCCGCGTCATCCCCCGCGGCATCCCGATCGAGCGATTCCACCCCACCGCCGTCACACCCGAGCGCCTGATTACCCTCTCCCGCGAACTGCGGATTCCCGAAGGCTCGAACATCATCATGATGCCCGGCCGCCTCACGCGCTGGAAGGGCCACCACGTCCTGATCGACGCGATTGAAAAACTCGACCGTCAGGATATCTTCTGCGTGATGATCGGCTCCGATCAGGGCCGCAGCGAATACCGCAAGGAACTGGAAGAAGCCATCACAAAAAAAGACCTCGGCAGCAAAATCCGCATCGTCGATCACTGCAACGATATGCCCGCCGCCTATATGCTCAGCACCGTCGTCGTCTCTGCCTCCACCGACCCCGAAGGCTTCGGCCGCGTCCCTGTCGAGGCGCAGGCGATGGGCCGCCCGATTGTCGCCACCGATCACGGCGGCGCGCAGGAAACCATCGTCCGTGGCCAGACCGGCTGGCTCGTCCCGCCCAACGATGCGCCCGCATTGGCCAAGGCCATCGAAGAGGCGCTGTCCCTGAACCCGATGCAACGCGCCGTTCTCGCCACCCGCTCCATGGCGCACGTCGCGGCGCACTTCACCCGCGAAAGAATGGCCGAAGCCACGCTGGGCGTTTACGCCGAATTGCTGCAGGGCCGCCTCCGCAGCCCCATGCGGATCGAACCCTTCGAACACTATACCGAAAGCCAGCGCGCCAGAGCGTTCGGATAATATGACTCCGACCGACAAAGGCGAGAGGATTCTGGTCATCAAGCTGGGTGCGCTCGGCGATTTCATCCAGGCGCTCGGCCCCATGGCCGCCATTCGCCGCGCCCATCCACGCGCCCGCATCACGCTCCTGACTACGAAACCCTTTGAAGAATTCGCCCGCCGCTGCGGCTATTTTGATGAAATCTGGCGGGATGAAAAACCCTCCGCGCTCAATCTCCCCGGCTGGCTGTCCTTGCGAAAAAAACTGCGCGGCGGGAGTTTCACACGCGTCTACGATTTGCAGAACAGCGATCGCACGTCGCTCTACCTGAAACTCTTCGGAAAAAAGCACAGACCGGAATGGGTCGGCGCGGCCCGCGGCGCCTCGCACCGCAACGCCTCCCCTGACCGCTCGAAGGGCCATGCCATCGACGGACATATCCAAACCCTGGCCCTCGCAGGAATCACGGATATCGCCATCGACAATCTCGGCTGGATCGAGGAAGACCTGACAATTTTTAATCTTCCGCCCGCCTATGTTCTCATGGTTCCGGGCAGCGCGCCGCAGCATCCGCACAAACGCTGGCCTGCTGAAAATTACGCCGCCCTCGCTTCTCTCTTGTCCGAACGGCAAATCCATCCCGTGCTTCTCGGCACGGCGGCGGAAAGCGAAGTGACGGATAAAATAAAATCGCTCTGCCCGTCGGCCTTAGACCTCAGCGGGAAAACCACCCTCTTCCAGATCGCGGCGATGGCCAGAAACGCATATGGAGCGATTGGAAACGATACGGGACCGATTCATTTGATCGCGGCCACCGGCTGCCCCACACTGGCCCTGTTCTCCGGCTCAAGCAACAAGATCAAACACGCC
The sequence above is drawn from the Alphaproteobacteria bacterium genome and encodes:
- a CDS encoding recombinase family protein yields the protein MNTAKSSSGKRVALYARYSSDLQSDHSIEDQVRLCREYAEKQGWTVVECTSDAGLSGASLMRPGIQALIRDALEGQFDIVLAEALDRLSRDQEDIAGLYKRLQFAGVSMVTLSEGEISTLHIGLKGTMNAMFLKDLADKTRRGLRGRIEHGKSGGGIAYGYNVVKRFDAQGQALRGDRTVNPAQAAVVVRIFEDYANRNLSPKAIAAQLNREGIPCPSSKGGGKAWGQSTINGNRRRGTGILNNELYIGQLVWNRQRFIKDPATGRRVTRLNNDAAVIRQELPDLRIVPQDLWDAAKARQKALDAKAPGLWARNRPRYLLSGLVKCGVCGGGYAKINSTHYGCASSKNKGESVCGNRKTMAREVLERKVLSALQTHLMRDDLLQVFCEEYTRHLNRLRAAQDSALAESRAEREKLQKARANVLTAIREGIAAALVKDELESIAARLETLDSVIARGSEQARPLLHPAMARRYRAEVAGLREALASSNSGAGASKSGHGGEPAEHVRGLIEKIVLTPWSHLGKSCPLGGRDELKIDLYGDLAGILDLAAGAEAASKDRLLSGRIQQAVNDNRFGTTKTALVAGAGCQRYLPLFQAFDIAAGPAALDSLSAVLSNSEGVRASRAAHCTGSASETATAIISGNGGSHG
- a CDS encoding type IV secretory system conjugative DNA transfer family protein, with the translated sequence MRARQRQAIVPALILALALLWLGAWIAQYPDWRLWGLAVMGLALFLLGKTLLALSLQGLETANQINLLHESRIVSGGYGEARLATLKDRFVQKMSEARRGLFIGMLEGRKLFYDPFQSGNGHMLAYAPARTGKTTSLVVPALLHWTSGSVIVTDVKGELTALTAPWRKKDGQRVLILNPFGARGIPGLRFNPLRVLVEDVLKNSGRELHALCKLIALQLVSERGHAHEAGDGIFFRNGGRRLIVTFLLYLAALEPDKCTLPGLRACVWSSEFEKRSMASVMQNTEMFSGLLREYGNALADGLEPEYAKTFGAFRDNAMHALELYEAHSDFGRSLMESDFSLSDVLDGKTTLYLILPESKLETHGPWMGLIVTLLLEAIAASPTLHERRTKLLFMLEEMGNLGRLPNIGKALSLLPGKGVRCWMIFQSRRQPVEIYGPNLAGLIEEQSSLVQAWSIRSELDRKAWSARIGNATRKGRSVSREAENFFAPWRLSVNERGFPVLTPDEIGRLPEEEQLIAVAGQPVIRARKLPYFKDAVWSRRACAAPHPKINPSAPAKAAGGNAERS
- a CDS encoding VWA domain-containing protein, whose product is MRTDFMRTHTLVRILTFALATGAANAQRISVTVPEAGRAKLSVADPDAQIRTLGKPEIVFDLAAGNDSLLDLRIRRSGLLLESGRPFTAFAGHKGEDLIVLAGGNVASVTIAGVRGINGAREALVLFRRADGSIVAPAPSEVSVFNTSFKRLTFSYDWAAIPDGTPLPVNLLLDVSGSMAGALDPVMVSLRTFMAALPAFARCRVLVFNERVQELTDPARPTPCAQAASVLGKVPAPSGGTALFEALRISFETNRSAVYSWETGMPNITLVITDGIDSGITDEYGAKVATLIASGQKIANDNKLFVFWAGNAAPAVLAPVADLQVSAGADLQGELDRFLRAFGVSLSGLQILRIEGR
- a CDS encoding tyrosine-type recombinase/integrase — translated: MQSYVFRRGDYYYYRRRVPGYVLPFETRTSIKISLGTRDEREAHRKAAIYNDYIEDFWRSLIKTNGQTDRVAAYRAAVKLAKAHGFAYKSVAEIAKAPLEEVMERVRVAAGAIEQPKVVTAVLGGLNAPTVMLSEILERFWPLCSDRLVNKSDHQIRKWKNPRIAAWNGFIAVVDDKSIHEVARGDILKYRQWWMDRVSDGSAVAGTVNKNLLYVRDILQTVCAAQEIGTNIDVLFARTRLKELDNSRPPFEASYVQQTLLRGGALAGLNAEARLLIFAMADTGARESELIGLQPDDILLEDNIPHIWIRARGDHALKTLHSQRKIPLVGSSLYAFSQLPTGFSHYRNADTVSTTINKYLRENNLKPTEDHSLYSLRHTFKDRLRDAGAPEEVIDELMGHRSRGPKYGRGHMLETKHAWLKKIAFSMLH